The window CTCCGGAGTACGCCGGGGCGACCGGGTGGCGCTGCTCGTACCGCCCGGCGCGGACCTGACCGCAGCCGTCTACGCGTGCCTGCGCATCGGCGCGGTGATCGTGGTGGCCGACCCGGGGCTCGGACTGGCCGGCATGAACCGGGCACTGCGGGGTGCCGCCCCCGCGCACATCATCGCCGTCGGTCAGGGACTGGCCGTCGCCCGCGCGTTGCGTTGGCCGGGACGACGGTTCGGGGCCGGACCGGGTGCCGCCGCACTCGGCGCGTTGACCCTGGGCCGGCTCGCCCGTCTCGGTGCGGGTGGCCGGGAACTGCCCGCCGCGCCCGAACCGGACGACGACGCGGCGGTCCTGTTCACCTCCGGCTCGACCGGGCCGGCGAAGGGCGCGGTCTACACCCACCGTCAGCTCGCCGCGATGCGCGACGCACTGTCCGACCTCGGTATCGACGCCGAAACCGGGATCGTGGCGGCGTTCGCGCCGTTCGCACTGTTCGGACCGGCCCTCGGTGCCGCCTCGGCGATCCCGGACATGCGGGTGACCGCTCCCCGTACGTTGACCGCCACCGCCCTTGCCGAGGCAACGGCCGCGGTCGACGCCTCGGCGGTGTTCGCCTCACCGGCGGCGCTACGCAACGTGGTCGACACCGGGAACGCGTTGGACGCCCGGCATCGTGCCGCACTGGAGGGGGTCACGCTGCTGCTCAGTGCGGGCGCACCGGTGCCCGCCGTACTGCTCGCCCGGGCGCGGGCGCTGATGCCGAAGGCGCAGCCGCACACCCCGTACGGGATGACCGAGGTCCTCCCGGTCACGGACATCACCCTCGACGAGATCGTCGACGCCGGACCGGGTGACGGCGTCTGCGTCGGCCGGCCACTGCCCGGCGTGCAGGTGGCGATCGCCGCCCTGGACCCGACCGGCACACCCGCCGAGCAGCCCGGCGACGTGCCCGGGGTGACCGGCGAGATCATGGTCCGCGCCGCGCATGCCAAGGACCGGTACGACGTTCTGTGGTTCACCGAACGGGCCAGCTCGCGCAACCCGGGTTGGCACCGGACCGGCGACGTCGGCTATGTGGACCCGGACGGCCGGCTGTGGGTACAGGGCCGGCTGACCCATGTGTTGATCACGTCGGAGGGCGTCCTCACCCCGGTCGGGATCGAGCAACAGGTGGAGTCGTTGCCGCAGATCGCCCGGGCCGCCGTGGTCGGCGTCGGGCCGCGCGGTGCGGCGCAGGTCGTGGTCATCGCCGAGACCCTGCCCCCGGTACGCCGGGCCGGGCTGGCCGGCCGGGAACTGACCGACGCGGTACGAGCGGTGGTCGCACCCACGGTCGCGGCCGTACTCGTCGTCCCGAACCTGCCCACGGACATCCGGCACAACTCGAAGATCGACCGTTCCCGACTGCGCCGATGGGCGGAACGGGTACTCGCCGGCGGGAGGTTCAGCGGACTGTGAAGGTCCTCGTCACCGGCGCCAGCGGCATGCTCGGCGGTGCCGTCGCCACCGCCCTGGTGCTGCGCGGCGACCGAGTCCGCGTCCTGCAGCGCCGGCCCAGCGGCCTGACCGGGGTCGACGAGCAGCGCGGCGACATCACCGATCCGGCGGCCGTACGCGCGGCCGTCGACGGCGTGGACGCGGTGGTCCACCTGGCCGCGAAGGTGTCGATGACCGGCGCATGGCCACAGTTCCAGGAGATCAACATCGGCGGCACGACCACCCTGCTCGACGCCGCCCGGGCCGCCGGCGTGACGCGGTTCGTGCAGGTCTCCTCGCCGTCGGTCGCCCACCACGGGACCGACCTGGTGGGCGTCGGTGCCGACCGGGCCGATCCGGACCGGGCCAGGGGGAACTACGCCCGCAGCAAAGCCTCGGCCGAGCTGCTCGCCCTGGCCGCCGACGCCACCGACTTCGCCGTCGTGGCGGTCCGCCCGCACCTGGTCTGGGGACCGGGTGACACCCAGTTGGTGGCCAGGATCGTCGAACGGGCGCGGTCCGGCCGGCTGGCCCTGGTCGGCCGGGGCACCGCCCTGATCGACACGACGTACGTCAGCAACGCCGCCGAGGCCATGGTCGCCGCGCTCGACCGGGCTCCCGACGACGCCGTACACGGGCGGGCTTTTGTGGTGACCAACGGTGAGCCGCGCACGGTGGCCGAGCTGGTCGACCGGATCTGCGTCGCCGCCGGGGCGACACCACCGAGGCTCCGGGTGCCGGTGGCCGCGGCGAAGATCGGTGGCGCCGCGGTGGAGCGGGTCTGGTCGGCGCTGCGGCGGACCGAGGAACCGCCGATGACCCGGTTCCTGGCCGAGCAGTTGTCCACGGCGCACTGGTTCGACCAACGCCGCACCAGGGCGGCACTTCGCTGGTCACCGCAGGTCACCCTGGAGGAGGGATTCGCCCGGCTGGCCGCGGCGTACGGGCGCGACCCCCGGTAACTCCGGCAAACCGCCACGGTGTCCTCCACCGTGGACGGTCAGGATCCGTGGACGGGCGTCCCGAGGTCGCGTACCTCGATCACACGCGTGGTCGGCGCGGCCTCGCCGAGACCG of the Micromonospora sp. NBC_01796 genome contains:
- a CDS encoding alpha/beta fold hydrolase; the encoded protein is MNGHQGLPPVVLPGLDPAWSRSVTAVDSQGVERTWHVLDTGAADPDDTRYVGTLLCVHGNPTWSYLWRHMLARFSRPDAPPWRVVAVDHLDMGFSERTGTVRRLAQRIDDLGTVTDALGLTGPVVTVGHDWGGSISLGWALRHRDQLRGVVLTNTAVHQPSGSPAPSLIRLAGLPGILPTVTVWTPTFLQATLALANPWLPTPVRDGYLAPYRTPGRRSAIGDFVADIPLRPEHPSWSALQEVAQHLDGLADVPALLLWGPRDPVFGAAHLRDLRTRLPHAQLHRFEGAGHLLAEDADVAGAVAQWVADLDRSTPAPTATPEAVPPWRPLWATLAERADDRSVALVEMARNGRQVSWSLLWRRIREIAAGLSASGVRRGDRVALLVPPGADLTAAVYACLRIGAVIVVADPGLGLAGMNRALRGAAPAHIIAVGQGLAVARALRWPGRRFGAGPGAAALGALTLGRLARLGAGGRELPAAPEPDDDAAVLFTSGSTGPAKGAVYTHRQLAAMRDALSDLGIDAETGIVAAFAPFALFGPALGAASAIPDMRVTAPRTLTATALAEATAAVDASAVFASPAALRNVVDTGNALDARHRAALEGVTLLLSAGAPVPAVLLARARALMPKAQPHTPYGMTEVLPVTDITLDEIVDAGPGDGVCVGRPLPGVQVAIAALDPTGTPAEQPGDVPGVTGEIMVRAAHAKDRYDVLWFTERASSRNPGWHRTGDVGYVDPDGRLWVQGRLTHVLITSEGVLTPVGIEQQVESLPQIARAAVVGVGPRGAAQVVVIAETLPPVRRAGLAGRELTDAVRAVVAPTVAAVLVVPNLPTDIRHNSKIDRSRLRRWAERVLAGGRFSGL
- a CDS encoding NAD-dependent epimerase/dehydratase family protein gives rise to the protein MKVLVTGASGMLGGAVATALVLRGDRVRVLQRRPSGLTGVDEQRGDITDPAAVRAAVDGVDAVVHLAAKVSMTGAWPQFQEINIGGTTTLLDAARAAGVTRFVQVSSPSVAHHGTDLVGVGADRADPDRARGNYARSKASAELLALAADATDFAVVAVRPHLVWGPGDTQLVARIVERARSGRLALVGRGTALIDTTYVSNAAEAMVAALDRAPDDAVHGRAFVVTNGEPRTVAELVDRICVAAGATPPRLRVPVAAAKIGGAAVERVWSALRRTEEPPMTRFLAEQLSTAHWFDQRRTRAALRWSPQVTLEEGFARLAAAYGRDPR